One window from the genome of Cardiocondyla obscurior isolate alpha-2009 linkage group LG04, Cobs3.1, whole genome shotgun sequence encodes:
- the LOC139101924 gene encoding uncharacterized protein translates to MATTSGSSSEAASAAAVANALAQLRRRRATIKAACTRIENYANSVSVVNDAVLVQLRERRKKLDCYWDEYNAIQIRIEDIDETEGRDRETFEEAYYKLCTTIAALDATPIRASPTLSAGGSNGQEAAGTSSHVRLPKLNLPVFAGGYEEWLPFRDMFLTVVHNNVSLAKVQKLQYLKGALSGEALGIIDALEISDANYDAAWALIGERYNNERAIAYAHLKAIMFFPPIVREDAGEIQRLCDSVSRHLLALKALKRDADRWDDILSRAGGDSGKSSRGAEAR, encoded by the exons ATGGCGACGACTAGCGGGTCGTCGAGCGAGGCGgcatcggcggcggcggtcgcGAACGCGTTAGCGCAGCTAAGGCGACGTCGAGCCACGATTAAAGCAGCGTGCACACGCATAGAAAATTATGCAAACAGCGTGTCAGTGGTAAACGACGCGGTCCTAGTTCAATTGCGGGAACGACGGAAAAAGTTGGATTGCTATTGGGATGAATATAACGCGATTCAAATCCGAATTGAGGACATAGACGAAACCGAAGGTAGAGACCGCGAAACCTTTGAGGAGgcgtattataaattatgtacgACAATTGCGGCTCTCGACGCGACGCCGATACGCGCGTCACCGACGCTGAGTGCGGGCGGATCGAATGGTCAGGAGGCCGCGGGCACGTCCAGTCATGTCAGGCTGCCTAAACTAAACCTACCGGTATTCGCCGGGGGGTATGAGGAATGGCTTCCGTTCCGCGATATGTTTCTTACCGTCGTACATAATAACGTTTCGCTCGCTAAAGTACAAAAACTACAGTACTTGAAGGGAGCGTTATCGGGCGAAGCGCTGGGCATTATAGATGCTCTCGAAATTTCCGACGCAAATTACGACGCGGCGTGGGCCTTAATCGGGGAGCGTTATAATAACGAGCGAGCGATTGCGTACGCGCATTTGAAGGCGATAATGTTTTTCCCGCCAATAGTCAGGGAAGACGCAGGCGAGATTCAGCGATTGTGCGACAGCGTGTCGCGACATTTGTTAGCTTTAAAGGCGCTGAAACGAGACGCGGACAGGTGGGACGACATCCTG TCGCGTGCTGGAGGCGATTCCGGGAAAAGCAGCCGCGGTGCAGAAGCGCGATGA
- the LOC139101925 gene encoding uncharacterized protein has translation MLIGAELFWELVCVGQMRATRDHPMLQKTRLGWVLAGRSVNARGAPTGACALHAVISDAELHESVNRFWELEEIAGASRETASERACEEHFLENVRVNREGRYIVKLPVKPNALALLGESRNVALKRLHGVEGKFRRDPRFKGAYIRFMREYAQLGHMRLIAPRERDEPGALYLPHHGVFKRGDASGKLRVVFDASCKTSRGCALNDALMTGPTIQQDLVAILTRFRTWRCVFAADIVKMYRQILIDESQTKLQRILWRENENEAVRTYELRTVTYGMTAAPFLATRCLLDLARKNEAAYPIGAKRIARDFYIDDLLTGADTVTDAITAREQIISILRRGKFELSKWLSNHAELIPHDEQGESQLALLAEENDKKILGIQWDSRRDEIIIEASRNPQGERITKRAILTEIASIFDPLGIMGPLIIVAKLIMQETWQAQVEWDETLSPDLHHRWSSFREQLQILRGARVPRWVGSEASKQVQIHGFCDASERAYGACIYLRTTGAFGQHHAALLTAKSRVAPVRAVSLPRLELSAAVLLARLIEKLRESWQVEKRKLILWSDSTITLQWIASPSRKWKAFVANRVGEIQRLTRASDWRHVPSTDNPADMLSRGVSGRELKDSSLWWNGPSFLRSEETEWPNNLIKIPDELPEQQRAVAAVAAVESRGIIRDLLIRKSSLNRIVRIIAYCRRVKCASYERPTGITISPREFDEALRVVVREVQREAFPHEYKLLQERRELNSRSHLLGLTPFLDESGIIRVGGRLKNATMNVDAKHPMLLPKHSELTTLIVRAEHVNALHAGAQTTLAMVRQRFWPIAARAVVRKIVRNCVTCFKCKPKFSQAKMADLPGKRVNVARPFTHTGVDYAGPILLKEHKRRNAKLTKAYLAIFVCFTVRAVHIEIVSDLTSGAFIAAFKRFISRRGRPECMYSDNGTTFVGAEKQLREMLDCVRSEATSTALREFLSERGISWKFMPPYAPHFGGLWEAAVKSTKTHLNRVVGQAHLTYEEMYTSLCEIEAILNSRPLAPISADPNDLECLTPGHFLIGAALCSLSFPDFTHVPESRLLRWQRVEQMRQHFWKRWSAEYLHTLIQRTKWRTDRGTPIGVGQLVVVQQPGLGPLQWLLGRVETVHPGPDGVVRTATIRTKKGEVTRPSTKLAVLPLDPDENVKTVA, from the coding sequence ATGCTCATCGGCGCCGAGTTGTTCTGGGAGCTGGTGTGCGTTGGGCAGATGCGCGCCACGCGCGACCACCCCATGCTTCAGAAGACGCGCCTGGGATGGGTCCTGGCCGGACGATCGGTTAATGCGCGCGGAGCTCCGACGGGAGCCTGCGCCTTGCATGCGGTAATTTCGGACGCGGAGCTGCACGAAAGCGTGAACAGATTTTGGGAGCTCGAAGAGATCGCCGGGGCCTCGCGTGAgaccgcgagcgagcgcgcgtgcGAGGAGCACTTTCTCGAGAATGTACGCGTCAACCGGGAGGGTCGATACATCGTAAAACTTCCGGTGAAGCCGAATGCACTCGCACTGTTGGGAGAGTCGCGGAATGTGGCCCTGAAACGATTACACGGCGTGGAGGGGAAATTTCGGCGCGATCCGCGATTTAAGGGCGCATATATCCGCTTCATGAGAGAGTACGCGCAGTTGGGACACATGCGACTGATTGCGCCTCGGGAGCGTGACGAGCCGGGGGCGTTGTACTTGCCGCACCACGGTGTGTTTAAGAGAGGCGATGCAAGCGGAAAACTGAGGGTCGTGTTCGACGCGTCCTGCAAGACGAGCCGGGGGTGCGCGTTGAACGACGCATTGATGACGGGCCCCACGATCCAACAGGATCTGGTGGCTATTCTAACCAGATTTCGCACGTGGCGTTGCGTTTTCGCGGCCGACATCGTTAAGATGTACAGGCAGATTCTTATAGACGAATCTCAGACGAAGTTGCAGCGCATTTTATGGCGCGAAAATGAGAACGAGGCAGTTCGGACATACGAGCTGCGCACGGTAACGTATGGCATGACGGCGGCACCGTTTCTTGCCACGCGTTGCTTACTAGATTTAGCGAGGAAAAATGAAGCGGCGTACCCGATAGGAGCGAAGCGTATTGCACGCGATTTTTATATTGACGACCTGCTCACCGGAGCAGACACGGTGACAGATGCAATAACAGCGCGCGAGCAAATCATTTCAATATTACGACGCGGCAAATTCGAGTTAAGCAAATGGCTCTCGAATCATGCGGAGTTAATACCACACGACGAACAAGGCGAGAGCCAGTTAGCGCTACTGGCCGaggaaaacgataaaaagattttaggGATCCAATGGGATTCGCGCAGGgacgaaataataatcgaaGCAAGCCGAAATCCGCAGGGAGAGCGAATCACCAAGCGTGCAATTTTGACCGAGATCGCGAGCATATTTGACCCCCTCGGTATAATGGGACCGCTGATAATAGTTGCCAAGTTAATCATGCAAGAAACTTGGCAAGCCCAGGTAGAGTGGGACGAGACGCTGTCTCCCGATCTGCACCATCGATGGTCGAGTTTTCGCGAGCAATTGCAGATTCTGAGGGGTGCTCGGGTGCCGCGCTGGGTGGGCTCGGAAGCGAGTAAACAGGTGCAAATTCACGGTTTTTGtgacgcgagcgagcgcgcatACGGCGCTTGCATATATCTGCGAACAACTGGAGCGTTCGGCCAACACCACGCAGCGCTGCTGACGGCTAAATCACGCGTTGCACCCGTTCGGGCGGTGTCGTTGCCGCGGTTGGAACTCAGCGCGGCGGTACTGTTAGCAAGGCTGATAGAAAAGCTTCGCGAATCGTGGCAGgtcgaaaaacgaaaattaatactttggTCGGACTCGACCATCACGTTGCAATGGATAGCGTCGCCGTCCCGAAAATGGAAGGCCTTCGTGGCCAATCGAGTGGGCGAAATACAGCGTCttacgcgagcgagcgacTGGCGGCATGTGCCGTCCACGGACAATCCCGCGGACATGTTATCGCGCGGCGTGAGCGGGAGGGAATTAAAAGACTCGTCCCTGTGGTGGAACGGTCCGTCCTTCTTGCGATCGGAGGAAACCGAGTGgccgaataatttaataaaaataccagACGAATTGCCGGAACAGCAACGTGCGGTCGCCGCGGTGGCTGCCGTTGAGAGCCGAGGCATTATTCGGGACCTTTTGATACGAAAGTCTAGCCTTAACCGAATCGTGCGAATAATCGCTTATTGCCGACGAGTTAAATGCGCGAGCTACGAGAGGCCGACGGGGATCACAATTTCGCCGCGTGAATTCGACGAGGCCTTACGGGTTGTTGTGAGAGAAGTGCAGCGCGAGGCCTTCCCGCacgaatataaattgttacaaGAGAGGCGCGAGTTGAATAGTCGAAGTCACCTCCTCGGGCTGACTCCGTTTTTGGACGAATCGGGAATAATACGCGTGGGCGGACGATTAAAGAACGCAACAATGAATGTCGATGCAAAACATCCCATGCTGCTGCCGAAACATAGCGAGCTCACAACCTTGATTGTACGTGCGGAGCATGTAAATGCGTTACACGCCGGGGCGCAGACCACCTTGGCGATGGTTCGGCAAAGATTTTGGCCGATCGCGGCTCGTGCCGTGGTGCGAAAGATAGTGCGTAACTGCGTAACatgttttaaatgtaaacCGAAATTTTCGCAAGCGAAAATGGCAGATCTGCCGGGCAAGCGGGTTAACGTGGCGCGACCGTTCACGCACACGGGCGTAGATTACGCGGGCCCGATACTGTTAAAAGAGCATAAACGGAGAAAcgcaaaattaacgaaggCGTATCTCGCGATTTTCGTTTGTTTCACCGTGCGTGCGGTGCACATAGAAATAGTGAGCGATCTAACATCCGGCGCGTTTATAGCCGCGTTTAAGCGTTTCATATCGCGGCGCGGCAGGCCCGAATGCATGTATTCGGACAACGGCACGACTTTTGTGGGTGCCGAAAAACAGCTGAGAGAAATGTTAGACTGCGTGCGTAGCGAGGCGACGAGCACCGCGTTGCGCGAATTCCTAAGCGAGAGGGGCATAAGTTGGAAGTTTATGCCACCCTACGCGCCTCACTTCGGCGGATTGTGGGAAGCGGCGGTAAAGTCCACAAAAACGCATTTAAATCGAGTAGTAGGACAAGCACATTTAACATACGAAGAAATGTATACGTCTTTATGCGAAATTGAAGCGATTTTAAATTCGAGACCACTCGCGCCGATTAGTGCGGATCCAAACGATCTAGAATGCCTCACGCCGGGTCATTTTTTGATTGGTGCGGCGCTGTGTAGCCTATCGTTTCCAGATTTTACACATGTACCAGAAAGTCGGCTGCTTAGATGGCAACGAGTGGAGCAGATGCGCCAGCATTTTTGGAAGCGGTGGAGTGCAGAATACCTCCACACTCTGATCCAGCGCACGAAGTGGCGGACGGACAGGGGGACACCCATCGGCGTGGGACAGTTGGTGGTGGTGCAACAGCCGGGACTGGGCCCTCTGCAGTGGTTGCTGGGACGAGTCGAGACGGTGCACCCGGGGCCCGACGGAGTGGTGCGGACGGCGACGATTCGCACAAAAAAGGGTGAAGTCACCCGGCCGTCCACGAAATTGGCCGTATTGCCGTTAGATCCGGACGAAAATGTAAAGACGGTAGCGTAA